The Leptospira selangorensis genome segment GAAAGTTCAGAAAACCTGGAACTAAGAGCAATACGCTGGAACGGCCAAGTGTTTTCCGCAATAGGAAGCGTTCATTTTTATACTGAAAAAGAAACTTACGTGGCCGCAGTAAGTCTTTTAGATACTTCCGCTATCCAAGAGGTGGAAGAATTAAAAGTGATTAACGATGAGATCTCTGTCAGGAATAGACTGATAGAGATGCAAAAAAACGAGTTATTAGAAACATTAGAAAACCTTAAAAAAGCCCAGGCCCAACTCATCCAGTCCGAAAAGATGGCGGCCCTAGGACAATTGATCGCAGGTGTAGCTCATGAGATCAATAATCCAATCGGAGCAGTTCAAGCATCCAATCAAAACCTGCAAGAATGCCTGATCCGTTTCCAATCAATTTTACCTGATGTACAAAATGTATTAACCGGAATGAATTCGGAACAGGTAGAATCCTTCCGCCAATTTTTAAGTCTGGTTCGACAGCCAAAAGACCAATTGGCCGGCATGGAAGAAAGGAACGCCAAAAAGAATATTGCAGTTAAATTACAGGAATTGAATATTCCTTCTCCTTATGCAATTGCGGACACTCTAACCGATATGGGATTTAAAGAATTGCCTAAGATAGCACTCCCCTTCCTGGTCTGCGAAAAAGCAAATGTGCTCTTGGAATATTCCGCATTGGAAGCATTCTTTTTCTCAAATACGAATACGATACAGATCGCAGTGGACCGGGTCTCTAAGATCTTATATGCTTTAAAAAACTTCTCCCATTTCGATACCACTTCGGAAAAGATCCCTGCATCTATTACTGAAAATATAGAAACAGTCCTTACAATCTACCAGAACCAACTCAAAAAAGGAATCCAAATTTTCAAAGAATACGAAAGCATTCCAAAAATCTTATGTTATCCGGATGATCTCATCCATGTATGGACAAATTTGATCTATAATTCCCTACAAGCAATGGAGTTCAGGGGAACAATAAATATCAAAGTTTATCAAAAAATGGACTTCATCTGCGTAGAGATAACGGACAATGGGCCTGGGATCCCTGAAAATATTCTAGATAAAATCTTCCAACCGTTCTTCACTACTAAACTTCCGGGAGAAGGAAGCGGCTTAGGACTGGATATTGTGAAAAAGATCGTGGAAAAACACGAAGGAAAGATAGAAGTAGAAACAAGACCCGGATTTACAATGTTCCGGATCCTGCTTCCTTTTATAGAAGTTAAAGTTTAAACTTATCTACTGACTTCAAAAGCCCTTCCGATTGTTGGTGCATTTCTCCTGAATAAGAAGTAAGATCATCCGCTCCAGAAGCAACTTCCTGGGTTCCTTCAGAAATACTTACGATGGTCTTTGTGATTTCATCCGTAGCCCTCTTCTGTTCCTGGACTGCTTCTTCTATCTGTAAACTGAAACTCATTAAGAAATTCGCAGATTGATGGATGTCTTGTGTATTCTTCTCTTGGGTCTTAACGGATTCCAAAACCTTCTTCGCAGATAATCCGAAGGAATCCACAGAAGTCCTAAGTTTACGAAGTATATCGCTCGCCTCTTTTACCTTAGTGTTCCCATTATGAACTGCATTGTTCGTGGAATCCACAAGCTCTCCAATCTCCTGCACGGAAGAAGAAGTTTGGGATGCAAGTTTACTGATCTCTTCTGCAACTACAGCAAACCCTTTACCGGCTTCTCCCGCTCGAGCAGCCTCAATTGCTGCATTCAATGCAAGAAGATTTGTTTTTTCGGAAATTTCAGTGATGATCGATAAGATCTCATTGATACGACTTGCACTTTCTCCAATCTCATCCATCGCTTGGTTCGTAGCACCCATCGCATTCTCTCCAGTCAAGGCTCTCTCCTGGGATTCGGATGCCACTTGAGATAATGTCTGCATTTCGTTATTAATCGTTCCGATCTGCTCACGAAGAAGAACTACGTTTGTATCTATCTCCTTCATGTTCTCGATCGCCTTTTCCATGGATCTACGAACATTCTCGGCTGATGCAGCAAGTTCCTCTACCGCCGCAGATGATTCTTCTGCAGCAGAAGCTTGGGCTTGGGCTACATCCGAGAAATTACGACTGGATTCCGCCATTTGATCTGATGTGCTATTTAGTTTTGTAGAAGAAGTTTTGATATCCAGGATGATCTTGGAAAGATTCACCTTCATCAGATCCATTGATTTGAGTAATTTTCCTATCTCGTCTTCTCTTGCTATCTCTATATGAGAAGTCAGATCTCCATCTGCGATCTTCTCGGAGAAGCCGATCGCTTCTAATAACCCCAATGTAATAAGTTTATTAAAGATCAAGTTTAGAATAATTAGAATCACCACCATAATAATGAGAGAAGATAGAATCGTCTGTAAGATCACACCCCTCATATCCGACCAGAAGATAGAGTCAGGGATCGAAACTTCCACCGCCCAAGGTTTATCATAATTCCCTAATAGAAATGGAAAAAAATATCTTGTATGGCCGGAACCCTTGATCTGAAAATCTTCTCCTTTCAGACTCAGTTCTTTCACTTGCGTACGAATATTTTCTTCAGGGATCGCCTTACCTACCAAGGAAGGATCTCCACCATTTGCAGCATATAGCCCGTCAGGTGAAACCAAGGCCAAATAGCCTTCTCCCCTAAATGGTCGGATAGGCCCCAAGAGTTCCTGTAGATTTGCCATGGCAATATCCGTTCCAACTGTTCCTACAAACTTTCCACCCCGTAGGATCGGTTTTACCATAGAAACCATAAGTACATCTTTTCCACTTACGGAATATACATAGGGATCCGAGATAAAATCTTTTTGGGTCTTTTTAGGAATTCGATAATAAAAGCTGATCGTATCATCCACATCATAAGATTCTGCGAATGTGATCTTTAAATCACCGGTTGCCCTATTCCAATAAGGAATAAACCTACCGGTCGCATCATGATAAGGAGTATTTTTATATCTTGCATCCTGCCCATCGAAAGCATTCGGCTCGTATAATACCCAGGTCCCGAAAAAATGGGAATCTGTTTCGGCTAACTTTTTAAGAGATGCGATCATCTCTTCTCGATTAGGACGAGAAGTTTCCAACATAAATTGGAAACCCCTTAAAGATCCTAAAACGGAATTCAAAAAATTTGAAATTTCATATTGATAACGTTTACCGGCCATAGTAGATCCTGAATCTACCTGAGACTTTAAACTGAAATAAGAGGAGAATGAATTTATACCTGCCAGAACAAAGGAGCCTGACAAAAGTACAATCGCTAAGTAGAGTGAAATCCTATATCTGATACTCATAGTAAAAAGCCCGAAATTATATTTTATTCTGATTTGGGAAAGGAAAAGCGAAAAATAGTGCAGCCGGGTTCACTTTCCCAATTCCAACTGCCTCCGTATTTTTTAGAAATGGAAGCGGCAACCGCAAGTCCGATTCCTGCGCCTACTCCTTCCGATTTTCCGGAAGATAAAACTTCTCCCACTTGTTCTCTAATGTTTTTAGGAATACCGGAACCACTGTCTTCCACTTCACAGATAATTTTGGATTCCGCATCATAGATACTTACTTTAAGTTTTCCTTCTCCGGACATTGCTTGGTATGCATTATCCACTATCTGTGTCCAAAGTCTCACCAAATCTTCCGGAATACATCTCATAGTCGCTTCAGAGATATAATTTCTTTCGACTGTGACTCTGTTACCACCTGCGCCTTCGTATACACCGAGCACAACTTCCATTGTGTCGGAGACCTTGACCCATCTTTCCTTATCTTCTTTCGCGGTCCCTGAATAGGTTTCCAATGCGGATACAATCTTATACATTCTATCAGTGGATCTATGGATCACTTCTTCCGAAATTTCCAATCCTCTGACCGCCATTAAAAATTCGGAGATACGTTCCCATTCGGAACATCTGCATAATTGAAGAATGAACTCGGGACAATTCGCAAAACCTAACTCTGCTACGACTGCAGCTTTATCTCCTGCGTCCTCTATTTGTTCCTGTCTTAAGAACGCCTCTATGGAATGTCTGGTCTCTCTGAACTTTTTGCCGATCTGTTCTTTATCGTTTTCTAATGTTCTTTTTAAGGTGATATTAAAAAATTCTCTCTCCGATTCGTCTGCGTCGCTTAAGTATTCGAAAAGAAAAGGTAGAAGTATCGTAATTCTTTTTACATAAAAGGAAATATTCTCTCTGGATGCTCCGATAGCCCCTAATGGATTGTTGATTTGGTGGCTGACTGCGCCGGAGATCCTACCTATCGCAGCCAATCTTTCGTTTCTAAGTAAAGTTTCCTGCGCGGTTTTTAATTCCCCTAGAGTAACTTCTAATTCTTCTTTTTGGAGTCGGATAATCTCATTACGCGAATAGATCTCGGCAGATTCTCTTAAGATCTTTTCCGATCGGATCTGTTGGTCGATCGCCGCCAACAATTTCTCCTTCATATTCTCTAATGTTATGAAAAGATGATGGATCTCATCTTGGAATTTTCTGGTAGGGATCTGTGCAGAATAATTTCCGGCTCCTAAAGAATCCGCAAACGTAGTAGCTTCCGATAATCCTTCCGAGACGTATTTACAAAAGAATCTATCCAGAAAATATAAACATACGGGTAAGAGTGCAAATGTGATCAGTAAACATCTTAGAATGATCGGACCTAAATCATTCCAAAGAACTGAATCCGGAACATATACTTCAATTGCCCAGTTCTTTCCGTAAGTTCCCATACTGAATGGGAATATGTAGGAGTTCCCACCTTCTACTGGATAAGCAAAAGGTTGTCCGGAAGCTAGAGATTTCTGAATGGACTCTTTTACTTCAGGAGTTCCCGCATTCTTTCCTTGCAGGATTCCTTTAGCGCCATGGACCGCATACTTTCCACCAGGAGAGATCAATGCTAAATGTCCGTCGCCAAACGGCCTCTTGGAAAACAATTCTTCTTCCAAATCGGATAGTTTTAGGTCCAGGCCCACGATTCCTATAAATCTTCCATGGCGACTGATCGGCCGGATCAAGGAGATCATAAAAATATTCACTCCTTCTAACGGATAAAAATAAGGTTCTCCTACAAAGTCACTTAACGTAGCTTTTGGGATCTGGTAATAATTACCGCTTTCATCGGTATTATCGTAATAAACACTTTCTTCTAAGCTGATCTCATCCGGATTCTTGATACTTCTATGAAAGTACGGAACGAATCTACCCTTAGAGTTGGAACCTTTCCGGCCAATAAACGAAACATCCCTTCCATCAAAAAGATTCGGTTCAAAAACCGCGCCTGCTCCTAAAAATCTTTTATCATTTTGAAAAAGATCCACTAGATCCTTTTCAACGGAATCGCGAGAAGGACGAGTAAGCTCCCAACGAGTTTTAGCTTCTCCCACCTTGGAAATTGCTTCGGAAAAAATTTTACGTACTTCGAAGGAGGCACCTTCTGCTTTTGCAAACGCAGCTTCTTGGGAAGAAACTTTCGAATCATAAAATGCGGATGCAGCCACTAACATAGTCAGTAGAACAGAGAACGCAAATAGAACAATAGCGCAATAAAGAGAGAAGCGCGTTCGAAGGCTCATTATGCCCCCCTATTTATTTAAGGGCTGAGGTAATAGTGGTTACTAATTCTTTTTCGTCCCAGGGCTTTTTCAAGTAGCTGTATAAATTGATCTCTTTCTTTAAAGCTTCGACGGAAGCGATATCAGCATGACCTGTGATGATAATCTTTTGGATCTCCGGATATCTTTGGTGAACGATCCTCAAAAATTCGTCCCCTTTGATATTAGGCATCAGCCAATCAGAGATTACGATCAGGATCTTGACTCCTTCCGTTACCAATTCTTCAATGATCTGCATCGCTTCAGACGCATCTAGAGCGGTCTCATAACGATAAGTATCACCCAGATGTCTTTTGACTTGGGATTTCATACTCATCAAAATGAGCGCTTCATCATCAACAAAAAGAATCGCTTTCTCCACCGCTCCCCCGGTACCAACGTATAAATTAGACGAACAAAAACGAAAAAACCCCGGCTCAAAATCCGGAGCAAAACAAGGATACTTACTCTATAAATTATGTTTGCAACTCATTTTCGACTTTATCTCCCGAAAGAATGAGTTACAAGACCACCCGGAAAAAAATAGACCAAAGTACCTATTCAATAATTTTTATCGAAACCGGGGTTATGTCAGGAGAAGGCTGCATAATCAGGTATCCTTGCGAATATTCTATCCCCAGAGAACGTACAACTTTCAGTTCCTCCGGAGTAGAAACGAATTCTGCGACTACTTTCGCGCCGATTCTATGTGCAAGTTCTGTGATTGCAGAAGTCAGAATAAATGCTGTCCGATTTCTTTCCAAAGATTGTATAAATTTTCCATCTATCTTGATGAAGTCGGGTTGGATCTCCAGTAATCTGGAAAAATTCGAGTGCTCTACTCCGAAATCGTCGATTGCAATTTTTGCTCCCAATTCTTTCAGCTCTGCGATCACTTTCAGTCTTTCCGGATTTCCGTGAAAACTTGCAGTTTCTAAAATTTCAAAAGTTACTCTGGAAGGATTGATCCCGTAATGTTCCATTCTAGACAAAGCCCATTTCGGAAAACTTGGGCTTTCCAATTCGGTCTCGGACAAATTGATGGAGAATGAATAAGAAGAATCTGAAAATTTTTTAAGCGCCTTTTCGAAAAGGATAGGGCTGATCCTTCTCAAAAGTCCCGTGGACTTTGCCAGATACAAAAAGCTCGCGGGCGCATAAACTTTTCCGTCTTCCACGATCCTGGCAAGGCATTCGAATTTTTCCACCTTACCTGTTTGGTTGTCCATAATCCCTTGGAAATATGGTACGACATTGCCGGAATGGATCGCCTGGTTCAGTCTTTTTCCAAGATCCATATTGATCTTGTAAAGGTCTTGGTCGTCCATCTTCTCGGAATAGGAGTAAATACCTGATTCAGAATCGAATTCGGGCTCTTGGCTCGCTTTGACGAGTGCAAGCCTTGCCTTATAATATAGATCTTTTTTGCCACTGGCAGTGGCTATGGTCGCATTGATCCGGAAGGAAATTCCGGAAGCCGTAAAATAATCGGAGCGGAGAAGGATCCGAAATGCAATCAAATGAGGCAAAAACTCCTCTTCCGACACTTTGGAGAGGACCGCTACCTCGTCCTCGTATACATGGAAAATTTCTCCGTAGTTCCCAAGGATAGATTTCATAGAATCCAGGAACTTCTTCATTAGATCCTTATAGAGAGAAACTCCGAAATCTCTTGTAGTCAAAGAAGTAGATTCTATTCGTATTAACGCGAGAAGAGAATCTTCTTTTTCTTCGGCTGCGAGATCCAATCTTCTTCTTAATGATTCCAAATTAGGGAGTCCGGAATCTCTATTATAAAGAAGTGCTTCTTCTAATTTTTTATTTAGCTCGGAAAGAGAAATATCTGATTCATAAGAACGGACCGCTTCTTTCACGGTCATGAGTAGATCGTTTGAGTCCCAGGGTTTGGAAAGATATCTGTATAAGTTCGCTTTATTCAAAGCATTTCCCACGGACTCTGCACTCGCCTGTCCAGTGAGCATAATTTTTCTGGTATTCGGATTTGTTTCTTGGATGCGTATTAAGAACTCATCCCCTCTAATCCCCGGCATTACCTGGTCGCTTAATATCGCTGGGATATGAATTCCCGCCTGATTACATTCTTCCACTATTTGGAGAGCGAGTTCTGCGCTGTCTGCCGCTTCTATCTGGTAACTTTTTCCGAAGGCGGATTTGAGCTGCTCTTTGAGTCCCCTCAAGATGATCAACTCGTCATCGACGCATAAAATCACCGATCTTTTAGGCGATTCTTCTGATGATCCATTTTCTTGGTTTTTCACGATCGGATACTCGTAGAACTTGGAATTAGACGTGGAAAAAAAGAATTTCCGGCCCGGACCAAAAGAATATTTTTATTCTTAGAGAGCGTCATGATAAAGATTATTTTTGAAAACGACAAGGAAGTATTCCTCGAGCCTTCCGAATTAAACAAGTCATTATTACAGATTTCGCTGGATGCAGACATCCCTCATATACACGCATGTGGAGGTAACGCACGTTGTTCTACTTGTAGGGTATTGATCCAAGAAGGAGACGAACATCTTCTTCCCCGCAACGAAAAAGAAACGGCGTTAGCTCAGAAGAAGGGTTTTCCGGATAACGTAAGACTCGCCTGCCAGACGAAAACCACAGGTGATATCGTACTCAGAAGATTAGTTATAGATGAAGCTGATAAGGCCCTCGCTTCTACTTTTTCAGATCTGATCTCTGGGATAGAAAAACCTGTTGCGATCTTATTTAGTGATATTAGAGGTTTTACCGGTTTTTCCGAAAGTCATTTGCCTTATGATGTAATTCATATTCTAAATCGGTACTTTTATAGGATGGGAGATAAGGTCCTAAAGTACGGCGGGATCATTGATAAATATATAGGCGATGGACTTATGGCGATCTTCGGTTTAGAAGATCCTGATCCGGTCCGTGCAAACCTAAATGCGATCCGCTCGGCATTGGAAATGAGATCCGAATTAGAAAGTTTGAATACTTATCTCCAAAATCATTTGGGTTCCGAATTCGAAATAGGGATCGGTATCAATTATGGAACTGCAATCCTAGGAAAATTAGGTCATCCATTAAGCATGTCCTTCACTGCGATCGGAGACACGGTCAACTCTGCAAGCAGGATAGAAACAACCACTAAGAAGGCAGGTGCAAAAATTTTAGTCTCTCAAAAGGTTTACGAATCCGTAAAAGAAAGAATTCAGAAAGGAAGAAGTTTCGAAACGAAACTGAAAGGTAAGACCGGGAACTATAGAGTCCACGAAGTATTAGGGACTAAAAATAATTGTGAAGGAAGCACTTGGCAAGAAACAGGATACAGGATCTGGGATAAGATCGATCCTACGGAAGTTGGAGCCTGGCTTCGTATGGTATTTCACGCTTCTTCTATCTTCTCCGCCGATGGAGAATGGTTAGGTCTCGAAGGTTCGATTCGTTTTCCTAGCATCTTAAATGATGAGAATAATCGCGGAGTCGCAAAACAAATTGAAGAGATCATTCATTTAAGAGAAGAAATGGAAAAAGAAGGAAGAGTTGGAATTCCTTCTCTTTCGGATATGATCGCTCTTTCGGGAGCACTCGCACTTCAAAAAGCGGGAGGACCTCAGGTCCATATTCTAACAGGTAGAAAGGATGCGAATTATCCAAGTGGAAGAATGCTTATGCCTGTGGACAGTCCGGACGTAAAGGATTCTTTGGATTATTTTTCTATGATGGGATTTTCCACAAGAGATACGGTTCTATTAATGGGAGTCCATACATTGGGCTGGCATTCTAAGGGTTCTTTTACGGAGACTCCGAATATATTCAATAATCATTATTTTAGGGATCTACTTTTAGACGGTGGAGTCAGAATGCTCGCAACAGACAGGGCACTACTCGGCTCCGAAGAAACCAAAAGAATGGTGATGGAATACGCGCTCAACGAGTCCTTATTTTTCAAAGACTTCCAAGGGCTTTACCAAAGATTGGTAGAACAAAAACGATTGGAAGAATCCTGACTCCGTTTTTTTCTGGAATTAGATGCGATTCCAGCCCGCTTTAGACAAGATCCCGGCTTACGAGGCCGGCAAACCGATTGAACTAGTTGTACGTGAATACGGAATTTCTCCTGAGAAAGTTCTCAAACTTGCCTCCAATGAGAATCCTTATGGTGTATCTCCCAAGGTTTCCGAGGTCATTAAAGAAGCTGTATATAAGATGCCCTTATATCCTGACGACTCCTATAAGGCGTTAAAGGATGCGCTTGCAAAAGCGCATGAAGTAGATGCAAAAAACGTAATACAAGGGAACGGTAGTGACCAGATATTCGATTTTGCGACACGATCCGTTCTAAGCCCTGGAGATAAAATCCTCCAAAACGGCAAAACATTCTCCATGTATTCCATTTACGCAGGACAATGCGGGGCCGAGACAATCCAAACCGGTTCGGAACTCCATGATCTGGACCAGTTTTTAGACCTGTATAAAAAACATTCTCCTAAGATCATATTCATATGCACTCCTTGTAATCCGATCGGGGACGCTTTGGATCAGTCGGACCTATACACTTTTCTCCAAAAAATTTCCTCGGATACGATGGTGGTTTTGGACGCTGCTTATATGGAGTTCGGAAAGACCAGAGATCCTAAAAAAGAAGTCAAAGCGGCGGATGTAATTTCAAAATTCCCGAATGTATTATATACAAATACATTCTCTAAAATTTACGGATTAGGCGGAATGAGGATCGGATATGGTATCGCTTCCGAAGAAATGATCCGCGCATTCTACAAATTGAGACCTCCATTCAATGTTTCTCAACTTTCTCAATTGGCGGCGGCAACTGCATTAGCTGATAGAGAGTTCGTGGAAAATTATCTCAAATCAAACTTAAAAGAGATGGTCCGTTACGAAGAATTTGCAAAGAAGAAGGGCCTTTCTTACTTCGAATCCTATGCAAACTTTATCACGATCAAATTGGACCAAGCAAAATTGGATTCCACCCAAACCTTCGAGACATTGCTGAAGGAAGGGATTATATTAAGAAATCTAAAAAGTTACGGATTGAACGCTTTGAGAATTACGATAGGAAGGCCGGAGCAGAACGACAGGGTATTAGAAAGACTTTCGGAACTCTTATGAGAAGAAGTTCCGGATTTATTTTTCGTATAGATCTGGTCTTAGTCGGACCACTTTTTCGTCTCTGCTTTCTGCCTTTTTAGTGGAGAAATTTACAGCTTCCGAACGAGCAAATTCCTTTCTAACCTGGATAGGTCCAGCGGATTGAAATTGGCTTTTTTCGTTTTTCTCTTTTTCGGATCGAAACATTCGAAACCTCCTTTTTTCGTCTTAAGGGTAAGACCCGCAGTTTCCATATTTAGTTTCGTCTCGAAACAGCGAATTCCTTACCGTATTATGTCAAAATTTTCTAGTTCATTATTACCTTACTCCCTATCTACAACAAGTGGATGACTAGAATATTACAGAAAGATATTTCTTTTAAAGCGAAGGTAGGAACTCCTTTCCGAAAATCCGCCAGGAAGTTTCGAAAAGAAGCCTAGATTAGATTAAGCTGCAACAGAAGATCCAGATTTTTGGGACAATACTCCTACTCCGGATAAAGTATCCTTCACAGGGCAGATCCTTTCTATATGAGCAAGTAGTGAATCCACATTCTCTTTAGGAGAATCTGTTTGGATATCTACTCTATAACGGATTTGAGAAAACCCAGGACGAACTGGTGCAATTTCCTGGAACCCGTCCAAATCCAGATCTCCTTCCACGAATATATGGAAATCCTTTAATTCTACCTTATGAGCTGGAGCATAAAGAGAAACCAAAACTCCGACACAACTTGCAAGACCACCTAACACAAGTTCAACTGGATTCGGCCCTTGGTCCGTTCCACCTAAAATTTCAGGCTCGTCCACTACCCATTTATGATTCCTGGATTGCAGGTTTAGTTTCAAACCTCCTGCCCAAGAAGCCTTACTTTCAAATACAGTATTTGCCATATCTTCCTCCCGAAGTTAAAATCATTCGGGATCCTGGCTTTTGGATGGGAAGAATTTAATATGTTATTACGGATATTTTAGACGTTTTATTGAACAAAGGAATGGACCTTTGCCCAATCACTTGGTCTTACATTTTTTCGCCGGGCAATTCACTGGCCTGTTTGATCCAGGAAGAAAGTTGGGCCTCGTCTATTTTATCAGTCTCTTTGATATCCAGGTAACGAACTTCCTTATGTTTGGATTCACCAGGAGGAAGCGGTTTTAAATGGCTTCCTCTAAAGAAGGCAACCTTAACGTATTTATTGAAAACATGAATTCCAAGAAACCAACCATCTCCTTCGATCCCATATAAAGGAGAGTTCCATTTTACTGCCTTATATACGTAAGGAACAGTGCGGACTATAATTTCGTCCAGCTTTCGCCCTATCTCTTTTTTCCAACCTGGCATTGCGGAAATATATTCTTGGACCGGGCCGTCACCATAACCTTTTGCAATTTGTGGATTACCGCCTGAAAGTAAGACCGGATCCTTTTTTTTAGCCGCAGGTTTAACTTTTACCTTCTTTGCTGGTGCCTTCTTCTTAATCATCTAATCCCTTTCCTTTCAGAATATGAGGGATATACTTTTGGATCCTCGCCTCTCTTGTCTTCGCTTGTTTCGCGGAAGAAAAATGAAGAAGATATCCTCTTTGCCTTCCTGGAGTTAAGGAATCAAAAGCGGATTTTAAATTGGGAGATTCCTCAAGTTTACTTAAAAATTCCTCAGGCATATCAAATTCTT includes the following:
- a CDS encoding DUF1801 domain-containing protein — encoded protein: MIKKKAPAKKVKVKPAAKKKDPVLLSGGNPQIAKGYGDGPVQEYISAMPGWKKEIGRKLDEIIVRTVPYVYKAVKWNSPLYGIEGDGWFLGIHVFNKYVKVAFFRGSHLKPLPPGESKHKEVRYLDIKETDKIDEAQLSSWIKQASELPGEKM